From Limnothrix sp. FACHB-406, the proteins below share one genomic window:
- the cobM gene encoding precorrin-4 C(11)-methyltransferase: MTPLPESALDRPATVRIVGAGPGDPDLISVRGQKLLAAADTVFFAGSLVPEAMLSHCQPEVEVIDTRSLVLEDWLPTLIDRARAGKQVVRLQDGDPSLYGALHEVVAQLLEQEIPFEVVPGISAFQAAAARLAVELTVPNLVQSIILTRARGETQVPDAEDLASLAAHKASLCLYLSAHHAQRAQDQLAAHYPPEMTIAVCYRIGWEDERVVLCRLDELASITHQEKLTRTVLYVISPALDAMTTATTARSRLYSGDHRHIFRPKASQA; the protein is encoded by the coding sequence ATGACCCCTTTGCCCGAGTCAGCCCTCGATCGCCCCGCCACCGTGCGGATTGTGGGCGCGGGGCCCGGTGACCCCGACCTCATTTCCGTGCGAGGTCAAAAACTCCTGGCGGCGGCCGATACGGTCTTTTTTGCTGGCTCCCTTGTTCCGGAAGCGATGTTGAGCCATTGCCAGCCAGAGGTGGAAGTGATCGACACCCGATCGCTCGTCTTGGAAGATTGGTTGCCCACGTTGATCGATCGGGCCCGGGCCGGAAAACAGGTGGTGCGACTGCAAGACGGCGACCCCTCCCTCTATGGCGCACTCCATGAAGTGGTGGCCCAACTGTTGGAGCAAGAGATTCCCTTTGAAGTGGTTCCCGGAATCAGCGCCTTCCAAGCGGCCGCCGCCCGTTTGGCCGTGGAGCTGACCGTGCCCAACCTGGTGCAAAGCATCATCCTCACCCGGGCCCGAGGCGAAACCCAAGTGCCCGACGCGGAAGATCTAGCCAGCCTGGCCGCCCACAAAGCCAGCCTTTGTCTGTACCTGAGTGCCCACCATGCCCAGCGGGCCCAAGACCAGCTCGCGGCCCATTACCCACCAGAGATGACCATCGCGGTTTGCTACCGGATCGGGTGGGAGGATGAGCGAGTGGTGCTTTGCCGGTTGGATGAGTTGGCCAGCATCACCCACCAGGAAAAACTAACTCGCACCGTTCTTTATGTGATTAGTCCGGCCCTGGATGCCATGACCACGGCCACCACCGCCCGATCGCGCCTTTACAGCGGCGATCACCGCCACATTTTCCGTCCCAAAGCCAGCCAAGCCTAG